Genomic window (Candidatus Chlorobium masyuteum):
CGGGCAATCTTGAAGACAAACCTATATATCTTTACAAGATTCAGAAGGGCGTCCCGGTACTTCTCGAATAAAAAGTACCTCTTTCACTCTATTTTTGCTTCCGCACTGAATTAGGGTATTTTTGAGTATATTTATTTACGTGTATTACGTGTAATAAGTGCAATCAACTTTTCAACGCTTTGAAATAAAGGAGATTACTTATGAAAGAGAACACAGACGAAACCTCTGCCGAGGTGGTTGCTGAAAGTGTCAACGACACTCTTGATCGTGATCAGCGTGTTGAGAAACATGCAAGAAATCACATTCTGACAGCAATGGGCATAGGACTTTTTCCTCTGCCGATCATTGATATGGTTGCGCTGGTCGGTGTACAGCTTGACATGATCAGGACGATTGCCAATGAATACCATGTGCCATTCAGACGCGATCTCGGAAAATCCGTCATCACAACCCTGCTTGGCGGTTTTGTACCTGTTGCACTGGGCGGAACGCTTGCCAGTCTGATCAAATGTATTCCCCTCGTTGGACAGTCTGCCGGCGCAGTTACCATGCCGGTTGTCGCAGGAGCTGCCACCTACGCGATTTCCAGGGTATTTATCCAGCACTTCGAATCAGGCGGCACGTTTCTTGATATGGATCCTGCCAAGGTAAAGGTCCATTTTGCCGAGCAGTTTGAAAAAGGGAAGAAGGTTGCATCCGATTTGAAGAAAGAGGGCAAGGCAAGCCCGGCTAACTGATTACGTCCACAAGGCAACCACAGCTTTCAAAACAGTGCGGAAACCCGCTACGTATTTCTGCACTGTTTTGTTTTTTTCTCTTTTTTCTTTTGAATTTCATCCGGGAACAAATGGCTACACTCATCTACTTTGCGCTCTGTCTGCTGATTGCCACGCTTGGCAAAAACAGAAAATTCGGTTTCTGGGGCTATTTTTTCTGCTCTTTTTTCCTCTCTCCCGCTGTAGGAGCACTCCTTTTTATTGCTTCTGACCCGCGTCCGAAAGAGGAGAACAAATCTCCTGATGCTTCTTCCCATTCAGAAGCGGGAACAAAGAGGCATATCCCCGCCTGAAGATACCCCCTCGGTTGCAAATCTACCGGATCCCGGCTTGAAAGATGATCCTTTTGAGCATTACACACAAAAAAACGGGCACATCCAATAATTGTCCTGAGCGTTTTAGTTTCAGGCCCCGCATACCGGTAGCGATGCCCGAATGTTAATGGCATGCTGAACATGACTTCGTTGTCTGACGATGCAGTTCATCATCCGGTGCCCCTGAACTGCTTATTCGAGATGGAAGGTTTTCAGCTCTTGTGCCGGAAGGGTTGCCGTTGCCTCCATTAATCTCATCCTGAGGTATAGCCTCTTCCCGGAAGCCTGAGGATGTAAAGGCTCCAGCATGGCGATGATGATGATAGTCAGAACCATCATGCTCCGGCATACCATCTCCGGTACCTTGCTCTATCGAAAGCGCTGCAAGAGAGAGACGTTCACCTGAAAGAGCTGCAACCGCCCCCGCTTCGTTACGATCCCACGATTTTGAAATTCCATTGCCCAGATCAATAATTCCTGAAAAAGGCTGGATACCCGTCAAGGTACCGACACCCGTAAAGAGCGAAAGCAGCACGATCATCACCATCTCTGTCGGACGCCTGAATCCGGAGGCTGTTTTTGTTTTAAGGTAGGAGAAGAACGCCTTCCAGTTAATCAAAAACAGATGGCAGAGCGAGAAAAGTGAAAAGGCGAATCCGAAAATAGTGTGCTGCTGCTGCCATGCCTGTTTGGAAAGTCCTCCCATCTCCCACATGCCACCCCGGCTTCCCGGAAAAATATAGAGGATCACTCCCGAGAGTAAAATCATAAGGAAGGAGAGAAAAAGGCCGAAGCTTGTAAATTTCCGCCAGCTGAAAAAGGTGTTCATGATCTACATTCCATTCAAAATCATTATCAAGAGATCTATTCTGTTCTATGCTCTATGGAGTGTGACGCTCATTATTCAGCTTTCCTGTCCTGCAAACTCTTTATCCTGACATTTTCCGAAATGTTGAACTTTTCGTATTATCGCTTTGTTTATTAAAGTATAGATATATAAGAGGACAAGACGGGCAACGAGAACAGAAATCCTATTATCAAAAAGGTTTTCCGTTCAATCTAATGGAGACTAAAATGCCTGAAATCTTAGCAATTTTAATGTCTGTGGTCTGGATGATCTGCATAGCTTTCTCATTTACCTTCGGGGGACTCATCCACCTTCTGGTAATTTTTCCCTTTCTGCTGATTATCTACCGCGTAGCAATGAGAGAGGAGTGTTATTAGGCTGAACAACATTGCTCAGCATTGGACGTCAAGCCGGGAACAAAGCGAACCGACCATAGTTACACCACGTTGTACTGCATCCTGAAGTCATTATAGAGAAACATGTTAACTTTCGCCAAATGAAAAAGGATCTCACAGTATCAGCAACATTCACCAATGGGCGAAGTGCAAGCGAAAAACGAATTGATGATCGACGGAAGGAGCACCGACGGGCCGGGTCATCACCTGAAGAGATGCACCGATTGATCCATGAAATGGCTATTCAAAAATTCGAACTTGAAATGCAGAATGAGGAGCTTCTTCAGGCCAGAGAAGAGCTGAAAGATGGGCTGGATAGATTCACCAGGCTTTATGATTTTTCGCCCGCAGGTTATGCGACCCTTGCACGCGACAGCACGATAATCGAAATAAACCTTACCGGTGCCGGGATGCTTGGTGTAGAGCGATCACTGTTGGCGGGTGATCGTTTTGGAAGGTTTATTGCGCCGGATGATCTCGCGATTTTTAACGCTCTTCTCGACAGGGTGTTCAATCTGAAGGAGCAGGGCAGTTGTGACCTCTGCCTCCTGCAGAGTAAATCTTCAAATCAGAATCATGGAAGTCAGGCAAACCTCATTCCGGACATGTCAGAGCAGCTGAAGGTTCGTATTGAGGCTATTGCGAGTGATGACACTCAGGAGTGCCTCACCGTATTCACCTCTGTAAAAGGATAACGCCGACAGGACTATTCGCTTCATCCGTATGCATGAACGGTTTATTGCGAAACCCGGAATTGGACGTGATTTCATAATGAAAACAACAGATACAACTTATGAGCTTCTGGCGTGCGATAATGCTCAAACCTCTCTGTGCGGTGATTGTCTGTTCAACAGCCTTGTTCGGAATGATGATGCCCCCGGGAGTTTATGGGGTGCCGATGCCCTCATCACTTCGGATGGATTATACCGAATACAATCAGCTCAGCATCGTGTTAAAAAAATTCGGCTGGCTTGAACAGGAGTTCAAGGCCGATAATCTGCCTGTCAGCTGGATTTATAGAGGAAAAGGAGAGGATGGAATCAAATATTTGGCCAAAGGAACGGTCGATTTTGTCTCTGTAGATGCGTTAGGCGCTTTTATCAGTAAAGCAAACGGTCACCCGGTCAAGACGGTCTACATGTTTTCGCGACCGGAATGGACAATGCTGCTGGTGACTCGGGACTCTCCCTACAACTCTCTCGTGGAGTTAAAGGGAAAAAAAATAGCAGCATTAACAGAAAGCTATCCCTGGTATTTCCTGCTTCGTGCACTGCATAAGTCCGGCTTGCGGAAGGGAGATGTTACTATTCTGCCACTGCAGCTTCCTGACGGACGAACAGCTCTTGAAGAGTTGAGGGTTGACGCATGGGTTGGCGCAGAACCATTTATTGCCACCAGCCGGCTGGAAAGTGGTTTCCGAGCGATATACCGAAACCCCGAATATAACAGCTCCGGGTTCTTGAATACAACAGAAGCATTTGCTGCAAAATATCCAGAGGTTGTTGCCCGGGTTGTCAGGATTTATGAGATGGTGCGCAAGTGGGCAATCCGCCATCCCGATGAGTTGGCTGAGATCTATGCGGATGAAACAGGAATCTCTTTGCCTGTTGCTCAATTGATAATCAGTCAGATTGATTTGTCGCGTCCGCTTCCGAACAGAAGTGATCTGAAAATATTGATGGATGCAGCTCCTCTGCTGGAAGCAGAAAAACTGATTAAACAGGGGACAGCGGTGGAGCGGGTAGTCGGGGATCTGGTTGATTTCAGTTATCTGACACAAAAATAATGATATAAAGATTAACTCCTGACGGCAATAGCCGGCGAGAGTTGATCGGAATGCAGGAGCGTGATGACAAATGGAGACGAAAAAGAGGCGATTTACACGGCACGACACGGTGCAACATATTACGGAATAACATATTAACAGGAGATATGCAATGAAAAACAAAACATTATTAGTTGCAGGAGTTCTTTTTGGAACACTGCATCTTAATGTTCCGGATGGGATGGCCATGAGCCCTGGAGGCAGAGGTGGCACATCAATTGTTATCAGTACACAACCACGGTTTATCGACATTCCGGATCAGGGGTTCTCTGTATCAGTAGGAAGTCCTTATGATATAGTCAGTTACAATAGTCAATACTATCTGTACCAGAATGGTTCGTGGTATAACTCAAGGGACTACAGAGGGCCATGGCAGGTAACTCGCGAGAGCAACCTTCCAGAAAGAATAAGACGACATCGTATAGCCGATATTCGACGCTATCGCGATACAGAGAACAGCAGACGTGGAAACAATGGTCAGAATCAGCGCGATAACAACAATAACAATCGACGGTAACACTGTCCGGTTCAGAGAAAGAAGAACAGAAAGGCTTTGATGATAACAAGAAGTTTTCGATAAAATAACCAGGAGAAAATCATGAAATACTATGCACTCTTAATTTTACTTTCCGTAGCTCTTGCCGGATGCTCATCATCACTCAAAGGTAGTGTTGGCAGCACCAGCACTCCTGAGCCGTCAAAAACAGGCAGTAACATGACCGCCAGCAAGTAACCACATCAAAAAATTTACAACAAAGCTCCGTTATTCGCTACGGAGCTTTGTTGTATAATATATATTATGTAAAGTAAGACTATTCAGAAAAAATTTAAGTATCTCTCCTCTCTCCCGCACAGAAGCCTGATCGGGGCTGTCAGATTACTCTCAAGCCAGTTCCTGTTTCTATTGCTTTCTCACCTGGATGCAGAAACATGCACAACGATGAACGGAACATCGTTTTGAGGTGTTATGCATTTGTTACGTATTCCGCTTCTATATTTCAAGTATCAATTAAACTTCGGGGGTACCATGAACACAAAGTTTGATTTATCTAGGCTGTTGAGAATAATGGCTCTCTTGGGCTTATTCCTGAATATGACCGGAATAGCTTATGCAAACAATTTTTTTGCTGCCTACAACGTCGCTCAGCAAGGTGTCACCATACGCACACTGAACCTTCAGCAGGTCGGTGTTATCCCGACATCACATCCTGTCAATGGTGTCACTGCTGGCCCGAATAATGACCTCTATATGGTCAATCAAAATCATATCTATAACTATTCGGTTACCGGGCAACTCATCAAGGATATGAATTTTCCTGATTCCGGAATCAACTACACCGATATTACTGTTCGCGGTAACAGGGTTTACGCTTCCTATAATGGCACTCAGCAAGGATTTACTGTTCGCGATCTTGCTTTGAATCAACTCGCTTTTTACCAGACAGGATTCAATATTAATGGTATCGCTGCAGGCACAAACAATGATCTCTATCTGGCATCCGGGAACAAATTATACCGATATGGAACCAACGGTGTACAGCTTAAAGTCATGACCTTTCCTGATCCAGGTATTGTCTATAATGATGTTGCTGTTATCTGCGGAAGACTTCTTGCCACTTACAGCGGCTCACAAAAAGGGTTCACCATCAGGGACCTCGTCACCCTGGACCAGTATTCGTTTGTCCAGACTCCTTTCGTTATCGGTGGAATAGTTGGGGGCTCCAATAATGATGTCTACATAAGCGGTGCAAACAAACTCTACAACTATACTCTTGCAGGCCAGCAGATACAGTCATTCACCTGGCCACAGGCAAACCTTGTTTACGGTGACCTCACTCGATAGGCTTTAGCTCATTTGAGATTTGCCCGCTGGCATTGCATTACAAGGCATAAAACCGGCGGGCATTTTTCAGCTGCCCCTCTCTCTTTGAACCTCTGACCTTTATCGTTTAAACCGCATTTACATTATATTACTTTATGTGTGCTGCTACTTCAATGAAGTCAGTAACTACAGGCTTACAACATGTATACAACGCCATAATCGATTAGAAATTCGATGAAAAAATCGCTCTGGTATGCAGCGGGAGTTACAGCCCTGCTTTTCGGCAACCCTCAGCCTGATGCTCAGGCAGAGATCAGTGTAGCGATCACAAAGGTTTCGAAACCAACGTTTGTCATCGATTCCCGACCAGTTTTCGTCAAGCCTGCGAATCCGGGATTTTCCATAGCTTCAGTAGGGTTTTATGACCTCATCTCTTATGAGAACCGCTACTACCTCTACTATAATAACGCCTGGTACCTCTCGTCAAGCTATCGTGGGCCCTGGAGTGTGATTCGAGCTGATATGCTGCCGCTGAAAATCAGAAAACAGAGCATTTCAGAGATAAGAAGCTCCCGGGATAATGAAATTCGTAAGCTCAAGAACAGAGCTGATCTCCTGAAACAGCAAACCGGGCTGAAAAAACAGCGGACCCTTGAGCAGAAGCAGAGCGACGAAAGTTACAGGAGAACGCTCATGGAGCAGCGCACCGACGAAAACACCCAAAGGAGTCTCGACGAAAAGCGGACGGATGCAACGACCAAAAGGACCCTCGACCAGCAGCGCAGTGACGAAACCACAAAAAGAACCCTCGACGAAAAGCGGACGGACGAAACCTACAAGAGAAATCTTCAGCAGCAGCGCAGCGATGACACAATAAAAAGAGCTCTTGAAGAGAAGCGCACTGACGAAAGCTCCAAAAGAACCCTTGAAGAGAAACGCATTGATGAAAACATCCAGAGAAAGCTTGATGAACAGCGAAGTGATGAAACAGACAAAAGAAATCTTGAGCAGCAGCGCACGGACCAGTACAACCAGAAAATACTCGATGAACAGCGGAGCAAGGAGAACAATTGAAATGCCCTTTTCCGGTGCTTGCCACTCCCCTTCCCGTGGACAGAAATGATCCGCTATAATCTTTAATTACAAGAATATAGATCGATACAGACTATTGTAATTATGATCAAGATCGGCTGATCATGTCGATATAATATTTCATTACAAGAATATAGCGATGCCGAAACTGTCACCGAAAGGCATAAAATGGCTGAAAGGGTTTCATCTTGTTGCTGTGGGCTCATGGATAGGCGGAGCAATCTCCCTTCTGGCACTCTATTTCCTGAAAAGTGATGTGACTGACGGCGGGGTTTTGTTCGGAATAAACCGGAGCATTCATCATGTCGATATGAACATCGTGGTGATTCCCGGTGCCATTGGAAGCCTGCTCACCGGCCTCTTCTACTCAACCTTCACGCACTGGGGATTCTTCAGGCACACATGGCTGACCTTCAAGTGGATAGTAACCCTCACGGCAATTCTTTTCGGAACCTTCTATCTTGGCCCCTGGGAAACCACCATGATGGAGATCTCCGGCAAAATCGGGATTGCATCATTAACCGATCCCGCTTACCTCTACAACCAGAAGATGAACCTTGTGTTCGGAACCATTCAGGTTCTGGTGCTGCTCATCACCATCTTTATCTCCATTTTCAAGCCCTGGAAGGGGAAAAAACAGGCAACGTGAAATGAAAAATGGAGCCGCTTTCGGGATTGCTCTCAGCACCAACAGTTCCGCCATGAGCTTCTATAATCTCCTTGACAATGGAGAGCCCAAGTCCTATTCCACTCTCTTCCTGCTGTCCGGGCACCCGGTAAAACTGTTCAAAAAGGTGCTCCAGATGTTCAGAAGCAATACCCTCACCACTGTTTGCAACAGAAAACCTTACATTATCCTCATCTTCACAAGCGCTTATGGTTATTGATCCCTCAGGTGGAGTAAATCGCAGTGCGTTGGACAAAAGATTGGCAAAAACATGACGGATACGCTCCGGATCGGCCATAACTTCCGGTACTCCTTCCGGAACCGTGTTTACAAGATTCACCCGTCTGTCGCGGGCTTCTGCCGTAAAAGGATCAACACCTTCGGTCGCGAGCCGAAAAGGAGAGCAGAGCTGAATGTTCAGGTTTGCCTTACCGGACTCTATCCTGTTGAGGTCGAGCAGATCATCAAGTATATGTGAGAGGCGTTCACTCTCTTCACGCGCAGCATACAGCAGCTCGGCCTGTTTGCTGTTCAGAGTTCCGATGCGCTCTTCAAGCAGCAGATAGATTGACATTCTGAGTGAAGTAAGGGGTGTTCGAAGCTGATGGGAAACGGTAGCAATAACACTTCGTTTCAGCTCAAGCTGCTCTATAATTTGCGTGACATCCCTGAGTATCAGGGCTGTACCGGCAGGTACAGGCACTGCCTGTGGCAGAAAAAAGCTCTCCCGGTTTCCGGCAAAATGCTGGATATAGCGCTTGTTCTCAAGCGTGTCACCGCCATACTCCTGCTTTTCCTTGTTCTGCAACAACTCCGTCATCCACTCGTGACCAAGATCATGAACATTTACGCCGGGCTTCAGGCCGAAATAGTTCTCAGCGGTTTCGGTCGATACTTCAATCTCGCCGTTCTGATCAAGCACAGCTATCGGCACAGGCAGCGCCTTGAACACCTCCTGTGTGGCACTTCGTGTTCTGAGAAGCGTATCCATATCGGTTTTGCGCATCTTGCGCAAGGTCGCCGCCATATCGTTAAATGACCTCGAGAGCT
Coding sequences:
- a CDS encoding YcjF family protein → MKENTDETSAEVVAESVNDTLDRDQRVEKHARNHILTAMGIGLFPLPIIDMVALVGVQLDMIRTIANEYHVPFRRDLGKSVITTLLGGFVPVALGGTLASLIKCIPLVGQSAGAVTMPVVAGAATYAISRVFIQHFESGGTFLDMDPAKVKVHFAEQFEKGKKVASDLKKEGKASPAN
- a CDS encoding DUF4405 domain-containing protein; the protein is MNTFFSWRKFTSFGLFLSFLMILLSGVILYIFPGSRGGMWEMGGLSKQAWQQQHTIFGFAFSLFSLCHLFLINWKAFFSYLKTKTASGFRRPTEMVMIVLLSLFTGVGTLTGIQPFSGIIDLGNGISKSWDRNEAGAVAALSGERLSLAALSIEQGTGDGMPEHDGSDYHHHRHAGAFTSSGFREEAIPQDEINGGNGNPSGTRAENLPSRISSSGAPDDELHRQTTKSCSACH
- a CDS encoding aliphatic sulfonate ABC transporter substrate-binding protein; translated protein: MSFWRAIMLKPLCAVIVCSTALFGMMMPPGVYGVPMPSSLRMDYTEYNQLSIVLKKFGWLEQEFKADNLPVSWIYRGKGEDGIKYLAKGTVDFVSVDALGAFISKANGHPVKTVYMFSRPEWTMLLVTRDSPYNSLVELKGKKIAALTESYPWYFLLRALHKSGLRKGDVTILPLQLPDGRTALEELRVDAWVGAEPFIATSRLESGFRAIYRNPEYNSSGFLNTTEAFAAKYPEVVARVVRIYEMVRKWAIRHPDELAEIYADETGISLPVAQLIISQIDLSRPLPNRSDLKILMDAAPLLEAEKLIKQGTAVERVVGDLVDFSYLTQK
- a CDS encoding YXWGXW repeat-containing protein; the protein is MKNKTLLVAGVLFGTLHLNVPDGMAMSPGGRGGTSIVISTQPRFIDIPDQGFSVSVGSPYDIVSYNSQYYLYQNGSWYNSRDYRGPWQVTRESNLPERIRRHRIADIRRYRDTENSRRGNNGQNQRDNNNNNRR
- a CDS encoding putative periplasmic lipoprotein, translated to MKYYALLILLSVALAGCSSSLKGSVGSTSTPEPSKTGSNMTASK
- a CDS encoding sensor histidine kinase — translated: MMIGIRQKLILGFSGLLVLVLVMGVLTIRQIDSLGGAIDIILRQNYRSVIACQKMKESLEQIDRGVLLTFTGHYDEGLSSIRLPENNFRNALQIELGNITLPGEHQKAMRIRALFIEYSRIIDLVTDQSQDLSLRQKRYFQTLLPLFQEIKQFSGEVLEMNQANMNRANDSARRMAASAHNTMLAVILACAVIALLFSFQAHRWILMPIKKLIASAEEISRGNLDLVLDTTSNDEIGQLSRSFNDMAATLRKMRKTDMDTLLRTRSATQEVFKALPVPIAVLDQNGEIEVSTETAENYFGLKPGVNVHDLGHEWMTELLQNKEKQEYGGDTLENKRYIQHFAGNRESFFLPQAVPVPAGTALILRDVTQIIEQLELKRSVIATVSHQLRTPLTSLRMSIYLLLEERIGTLNSKQAELLYAAREESERLSHILDDLLDLNRIESGKANLNIQLCSPFRLATEGVDPFTAEARDRRVNLVNTVPEGVPEVMADPERIRHVFANLLSNALRFTPPEGSITISACEDEDNVRFSVANSGEGIASEHLEHLFEQFYRVPGQQEESGIGLGLSIVKEIIEAHGGTVGAESNPESGSIFHFTLPVFSPSRA